The DNA window CGGCGCCAGGATGTCGGTGCTGGGCGGGCCCGGCGCGAGGAGCACGGTCCGGCTGCCCTGTCGCTCCATGGTGGCGCGCAGCACTGCCTGCTGATGGCCGGTCAGCATATTGGGGGCCGTCACCAGGAGCGTGGAGTCGGGGCCCGATGCGGTGGTGGCCTCGTCGAGGGTCGTGACGACGCGGACGGAGACGCCACGGTCCTGGAGGAGCTGGGCGACGGCGCGGCTGCCGTTCGGGTCGACGGAGCGGGGGTCGAGGCGGCCGTGCTGGTCGCCGGTGCGCACCAGGGCCATGGCGATGCCCGCGATGACGAGGAGCGCCAGGGCCAGCAGGATGCCTCGTGCGCGCCTCCAGATCTGGCGGGGGTCCCGCGACAGCGAGGTGGCGGTGGCGGTCGCGGTCACTCGGCGGCTCCTCGGCCCGCGCTGCTCAACTGGGGCTTGGCACGCTCCAGGGCGGTGTCCAGGTCCTTGAGGCGCTGGTATGCGGCCTGGTCGGCGGTGCGGCCGCCGTATGTGACGTCGTCGAACTCGCGGGCGGCCGCGCGCAGCTCTGCGGAGTGCGCGGGCAGGACGCGGCCGGCCTCGGCGGCGGCCTCGTCGGCGGTGCGGCCGGGACGCGGATCGAGAAGGGCACGCTCCTCGAGGGAGCGGACGACGGCTCGCATGCGTTCCTGGACGGCCTGGTTCCAGCGTCCGGCGGCGGCGTGCCGCTCGGCGGTGGCACGGTGGTCCGTCGCGGTGCGCGGGCCGTCCTCGAAGAGGGAGTCGGCGGTACCGAGGGTGCGGTGGGGGGTGCCCAGGCGCCACCACAGGGCGGCGATCAGGGCCACGACGACCAGCGCGATGACGGCGAGGCCGAGCGCGCCTCCAGGGGCGGCGCTCGAAGCGGAGTCGAAGAGGTCGCTGACCCACTCCCAGAAGCGGTTCAGGGCCCGCAGCAGAAAATTCGGCTTTTCCTCGCGGTACATCGGCTTGGACAGCTCACGCTCCGCCGCCTCGCGGGCGGGGACGCGGGGGATGTCCAGCGGCACGTCGTCGTCGGCCCGGACCGGGCGCCGGGCCGACAACAGTCCCCCCGTGATCGGCACCGCATCAGCTCCTTGGAGTGGTGTCGCCGGGGGCTCCGGGGCCGTAGCCCGGCACGCCGGCGGCGCGGGCGAGCTCCAGGTCGAGGGCCTCCCGCCGGATGCGCTGGTCCACGTACAGCAGGACGGTGACGCCTGCGGAGATCGGGTACATGATCGCCGATGCGATGACGGCCCCGATACCGCTGATGATCAGGAAGGGCCAGCCGAACTCCGGGGTCTTGCCGGCGAACAGGTCGCTCAGGCCGTCGCCGTCCACGGCGTAGGCGAGGAACGTGAACGGCAGGGTGATGATCAACGCCACCACGAGCGTGAGCAGCGCGGTCAGGAGGAGGATGCCGAAGATCCGCCACCAGGAGCCCTTGACCAGCTTCGCGGAGCGGCGCAGGGACGCCATGACGCCCTGCCGTTCGAGCATCAGCGCCGAGTAGGCGAGGCTGAACCGCACGAGCAGCCACACCGAGACGATCGACGCGGCGACACCGCCCAGGAAGACCAGGCCGGCGCCGGCGGCGGAGCCGACCAGCAGACCCGGCAGCACACCCACGGCAACGACCGCGACGGCGATCAGCGGCACCAGCAGCGTCAGACCGAGCAGCGGAGCGAGCCGGGGACGGGCCTCCCGCCACACCTCGGGCAGGGTCACGGGGCGGCCCAGCACCGAGCGGCTGATCACGAACGTGAGCAGCGCGGTCACGATGAACGTGGCGATGAGACCCAGCAGCATCGACGGGACCGTGGCGACCATGGTCGCCTGCAGGGACTCGCCGACCTGCTCCAGCTGCTCCGACGGGGTCGCGTTCGGGTCGACCTCCGGAGGCCGGGGCAGCACATAGCGCTGCAGCAGGGTCTCGACGAACTGGACGACGACGGAGACGGTGAGGGTCACGCCCAGCACGGTGCGCCAGTGGGTGCGCAGGGTGGACACCGCGCCGTCGAGGATCTCGCCCACGCCGAGCGGGCGCAGCGGAATCACGCCGGGCTTGGGCGCTGCGGGCCGGCCCCAGCCGCCGCCGTACGGTCCGCCGCCCCAGGCGGGAGCCGGGGTCGGGGGAGGACCGGCCGGTCCGGGCGCGGCCGGCGGCGACCACTGGCCCGCGGGCGGCTGGTTCTCGGACCACTTCGGTGCGTTGCCGCCGTCGCCGGGGGTGGGCTGCGGCGTGCCGGCGCCCTGGTCGTCGGACGGAGAAGATCCGGGCGAGGCCCAGCCCGGAGAGTCATTCACGGTCGTCCACCTCGTGGCTTGGTCGCGGGGCCCGCTCGTCGAGCCGGCTCGGTCACGGCGCCCGACCGCTGTCGGGGGCGGGCAGGTTGGCAGCCATCGTGCCACGCGACGTCAACGGCCGGGCCGGGGCCCTTGTGTCTTCGGCACCTTCATTGTCGGTGGCTGAGCGGGCAGACTGGCGGGATGACTGATCAGTACGCAGGAACACCGTCCGACGGTGACCGGCCGATGCTGCCCGTACTGCGGTGGGAGGAGCCGCCGGACGGACCTGTACTGGTGCTGCTCGACCAGACGCGGCTGCCGGCCGAGGAGGTCGAGCTGATCTGCACCGACGTACCGGCGCTCGTACGGGCCATCCGGACCCTCGCGGTGAGAGGCGCGCCCGTCCTCGGCATCGCGGGTGCCTACGGGGTGGCGTTGGCAGCCGCTCGCGGATACGACGTGGAGGAGGCGGCCGCGCAGCTGGGCAGCGCGCGGCCCACCGCGGTCAACCTCGCTTACGGTGTGCGGCGTGCGCTGGGCGCGTACCGGGCGGTCGTCGAAAAGGGGGCCGACGAGAAGGCGGCCGCCGAGGCCGCGCTGGCGGAGGCCAGGCAGCTGCACCGGGAGGACGCCGAGGGCAGCGCCGCGATGGCGGCCAAGGGCCTGGCTCTCCTGGACGAGCTGCTGCCCGGCGGCAGCCACCGGATCCTCACCCACTGCAACACGGGCGCGCTCGTGTCGGGCGGGGAGGGCACCGCGTTCGCCGTGGCGCTGGCGGCGCACAAGGCCGGACGGCTACGGCGCCTGTGGGTGGACGAGACGCGACCCCTGCTCCAGGGCGCCCGGCTCACCGCGTACGAGGCGGCACGCAACGGACTGTCGTACACGCTGCTCACCGACAACGCGGCCGGCTCCCTCTTCGCCGCGGGCAAGGTGGACGCGGTGCTGATCGGCGCCGACCGCATCGCCGCGGACGGCTCGGTCGCCAACAAGGTCGGCAGCTACCCGCTCGCGGTGCTGGCCAAGTACCACCACGTACCGTTCATCGTCGTCGCGCCGGTCACGACGATCGACCCCGACACCCCCGATGGGGCGTCCATCGAGGTGGAGCAGCGGTCCGGGCGCGAGGTGACGCAGCTCACGGCGCCGCCCCAGGCCGGTGGGGCCACGGTGAGGCAAGGTGTCGGGGTGCAGGTGGCGCCGCTGGGGACGCAGGCGTACAACCCCGCGTTCGACGTCACGCCGCCGGAACTGGTGACCGCCATCGTTACTGAGGTAGGAGTGGTGTCCCCCGTCACCGGTGGAGGAATCGAAGAGCTGTGTGCCAGGTCACGCCAGGTAACGATTAGCTAATGGGATGATGTCGATTATGAAGGGACGCGTCCTTGTCGTCGACGACGACACCGCACTGGCCGAAATGCTCGGGATTGTGCTGCGTGGTGAAGGGTTCGAGCCGTCGTTCGTAGCGGACGGCGACAAGGCACTTGCCGCATTCCGTGAGACCAAGCCGGATCTGGTGCTGCTCGACCTCATGCTTCCCGGACGGGACGGCATCGAGGTCTGCCGGCTGATCAGGGCCGAATCCGGCGTGCCCATCGTCATGCTCACCGCGAAGAGCGACACCGTCGACGTGGTCGTCGGGCTCGAGTCGGGGGCGGACGACTACATCGTCAAGCCGTTCAAGCCGAAGGAGCTGGTCGCCCGCATCCGGGCGCGGCTGCGGAGGTCCGAGGAGCCCGCTCCCGAGCAGCTCACCATCGGTGACCTGGTCATCGACGTGGCAGGGCACTCCGTGAAGCGGGACGGGCAGTCGATCGCGCTCACCCCGCTGGAGTTCGACCTGCTGGTGGCGCTGGCCCGCAAGCCGTGGCAGGTGTTCACCCGCGAGGTCCTGCTCGAGCAGGTCTGGGGCTACCGCCACGCGGCGGACACCCGGCTGGTGAACGTGCATGTCCAGCGGCTGCGCTCCAAGGTCGAGAAGGACCCGGAGCGGCCGGAGATCGTAGTGACCGTCCGTGGCGTCGGTTACAAGGCCGGACCGAGCTGACATGACCCGCGGCAGTGCTGCTCCGAAGCCCGGGAAGCCGGGAGTCCGTGCGGGGCGGGCTGCCGGACCCGAACAGGCCACGACGCGCCTGGGCCGGCTGCTGAAGGACGGGGCCCCGGGCGGCCCCGTGCTGCGGCTCCTCGTGCGCTGGGTGCGCCGACCGCTGCTGCCCGCCGTACGGCTGTGGCGGCGCAACATCCAGCTGCGGGTGGTCGTCGCCACCCTGCTGATGTCGCTCGGCGTGGTGCTGCTGCTC is part of the Streptomyces coeruleoprunus genome and encodes:
- a CDS encoding DUF4129 domain-containing protein; its protein translation is MPITGGLLSARRPVRADDDVPLDIPRVPAREAAERELSKPMYREEKPNFLLRALNRFWEWVSDLFDSASSAAPGGALGLAVIALVVVALIAALWWRLGTPHRTLGTADSLFEDGPRTATDHRATAERHAAAGRWNQAVQERMRAVVRSLEERALLDPRPGRTADEAAAEAGRVLPAHSAELRAAAREFDDVTYGGRTADQAAYQRLKDLDTALERAKPQLSSAGRGAAE
- a CDS encoding DUF7544 domain-containing protein — protein: MNDSPGWASPGSSPSDDQGAGTPQPTPGDGGNAPKWSENQPPAGQWSPPAAPGPAGPPPTPAPAWGGGPYGGGWGRPAAPKPGVIPLRPLGVGEILDGAVSTLRTHWRTVLGVTLTVSVVVQFVETLLQRYVLPRPPEVDPNATPSEQLEQVGESLQATMVATVPSMLLGLIATFIVTALLTFVISRSVLGRPVTLPEVWREARPRLAPLLGLTLLVPLIAVAVVAVGVLPGLLVGSAAGAGLVFLGGVAASIVSVWLLVRFSLAYSALMLERQGVMASLRRSAKLVKGSWWRIFGILLLTALLTLVVALIITLPFTFLAYAVDGDGLSDLFAGKTPEFGWPFLIISGIGAVIASAIMYPISAGVTVLLYVDQRIRREALDLELARAAGVPGYGPGAPGDTTPRS
- the mtnA gene encoding S-methyl-5-thioribose-1-phosphate isomerase, which produces MTDQYAGTPSDGDRPMLPVLRWEEPPDGPVLVLLDQTRLPAEEVELICTDVPALVRAIRTLAVRGAPVLGIAGAYGVALAAARGYDVEEAAAQLGSARPTAVNLAYGVRRALGAYRAVVEKGADEKAAAEAALAEARQLHREDAEGSAAMAAKGLALLDELLPGGSHRILTHCNTGALVSGGEGTAFAVALAAHKAGRLRRLWVDETRPLLQGARLTAYEAARNGLSYTLLTDNAAGSLFAAGKVDAVLIGADRIAADGSVANKVGSYPLAVLAKYHHVPFIVVAPVTTIDPDTPDGASIEVEQRSGREVTQLTAPPQAGGATVRQGVGVQVAPLGTQAYNPAFDVTPPELVTAIVTEVGVVSPVTGGGIEELCARSRQVTIS
- the mtrA gene encoding two-component system response regulator MtrA; translated protein: MMSIMKGRVLVVDDDTALAEMLGIVLRGEGFEPSFVADGDKALAAFRETKPDLVLLDLMLPGRDGIEVCRLIRAESGVPIVMLTAKSDTVDVVVGLESGADDYIVKPFKPKELVARIRARLRRSEEPAPEQLTIGDLVIDVAGHSVKRDGQSIALTPLEFDLLVALARKPWQVFTREVLLEQVWGYRHAADTRLVNVHVQRLRSKVEKDPERPEIVVTVRGVGYKAGPS